From the Salarias fasciatus chromosome 16, fSalaFa1.1, whole genome shotgun sequence genome, one window contains:
- the mcf2lb gene encoding guanine nucleotide exchange factor DBS, translating into MSLHEFLREGGEASCRIMNRLSHLIQNLDISGLGSPFPFSPASGKSSWRDWDDEIMQLDSSPLRAADIAPDLKKQFAFLSGGRGDNGSPIIVFPEFPAFGEITDREFHNVLTYLTSVPSLSSTDVGFILVIDRRQDRWAAVKGTLLRIAGSFPGNLQLVLVLRPTALLQRTLSDILFKFNKDEFKMKVPVIMLSSVTELHSYIDRSQLTQELGGTQEYCHEKWISHRTAIEGFALMVKRTAQTLQSFGAELAETELPNEIQATTLLLSTHTSKKKKMKEDILVALGQGSRLLESINEPVVRDPDHNMNQDEMENLATVQRLLSQLDETERAFDEFWVRHQTKLEQCLQLRHFEHSYREVRALLDQVSEKLASFSEVGISPAHAEHIFCEITAYEERVCDVLDRASALSREGEDLIQKSHYAEDSIQPKCSELRAVSQSVSGSLTAQKDHLLKARELHQRLERASKWVDEGIYLLASQPVDKCQSHEGAEVALQELERYLDSTAQNQLTELGDIWSEYEAVLNQQFRDQVEKVFRKQTSMQEMFDKRRVSLKKLAAKQTRPVQPVAPRPEAFIKSPLSSPAHRAQLERSVSQTDSGSGCEKSGDGSSRHASLSEEEENLAVLRRHVMNELLETERAYVEELLCVLQGYASEMDNPSMCHLIPAPLQNKKEILFGNMPEIYHFHKRTFLRELEQYTDVPELVGRCFLERMTDLQIYEKYCHNKPRSESLWRQCSDCAFFQECQKKLEHKLGLDSYLLKPVQRITKYQLLLKEMLKYSKGCEGADDLQEALTSILGILKAVNDSMHLIAITGYEGNMSELGKLLMQGSFSVWTEHKKGHAKVKDLARFKPMQRHLFLHEKALLFCKRREENGEGYEKAPSYSFKQSLSMSAVGITENAKGDNKKFEIWSNSREEVYIVQAPTAEVKTTWVNEIRKVLTTQLEACREASQQRAPDQVFQFPPVPAGTVNLSPFKNGQRSFKRGEEKKAEPCSPDVNSSSSPKPTGKDEAATSPTSDRAAVAKKRFTLQGFSNLKAQKEPPTTDDKSLTLPMIILPSSGSPTSPDHKTKRQSDPTPFGFKGGWSKTSLSLDASEEHDGYSSAEDPLNSDPEEENGKKPSAGKYTVMEDYEKVGEDLSVKSGDLVQLVKEGEDGQWFVRNLNTCKEAWVPAANLIALIGKSKSCQSLSSSEGSGSGNLSTSSSCSETYTSFSDIKP; encoded by the exons ATGTCTCTGCATGAGTTTCTGCGCGAGGGCGGCGAGGCGTCCTGCCGGATCATGAACCGGCTCAGCCACCTCATCCAGAACCTGGACATCTCTGGACTGGGCTCTCCGTTCCCTTTCAGCCCTGCCAGCGGGAAAAGCTCCTGGAGAGACTGGGACG atGAGATCATGCAGCTGGACAGCAGTCCTCTCCGTGCGGCCGACATCGCGCCCGACCTCAAGAAGCAGTTCGCCTTCCTTTCAG GGGGGAGAGGAGACAACGGCAGCCCCATCATCGTGTTCCCAGAATTCCCTGCGTTCGGAGAGATCACCGACAGAGAGTTCCACAACGTGCTGACCTACCTGACAAGCGTGCCCAG CTTGTCGTCGACAGACGTCGGTTTCATCCTGGTCATCGATCGGCGGCAGGACCGATGGGCGGCCGTCAAGGGGACCCTGCTCCGGATCGCA GGCTCCTTCCCCGGGAACCtccagctggtcctggtcctgaggCCCACCGCCCTCCTGCAGCGCACGCTCTCCGACATCCTCTTCAAGTTCAACAAGGATGAGTTCAAGATGAAGGTTCCG GTGATCATGCTGAGCTCCGTCACCGAGCTGCACTCCTACATCGACCGCTCGCAGCTGACCCAGGAGCTCGGCGGCACGCAGGAGTACTGCCACGAGAAGTGGATCTCACATCGGACG GCCATCGAGGGCTTCGCTCTGATGGTGAAGAGAACCGCTCAGACCCTGCAGTCCTTCGGCGCCGAGCTGGCAGAAACCGAACTCCCCAATGAGATTCAGGCCACGACGCTGCTGctcagcacacacaccagcaagaagaagaaaatgaag GAGGACATCCTGGTGGCTCTGGGTCAGGgcagcaggctgctggagagcaTCAACGAGCCGGTGGTGAGAGACCCCGACCACAACATGAACCAGGACGAGATGGAGAATCTGGCCACGGTGCAGAG ATTGCTGTCTCAGCTGGACGAGACGGAGCGGGCCTTCGACGAGTTCTGGGTGAGGCATCAGACCAAACTGGAGCAGTGTCTCCAGCTGCGCCACTTCGAGCACAGCTACCGCGAG GTGAgggctctgctggaccaggtgTCGGAGAAACTGGCCTCCTTCTCTGAGGTGGGGATCAGCCCGGCTCACGCCGAACACATCTTCTGTGAAATCACCGCCTAcgaggagagagtgtgt GACGTTCTGGACCGGGCCTCGGCTCTGTCCCGCGAGGGCGAAGACCTGATCCAGAAGTCTCACTACGCCGAGGACTCCATCCAGCCCAAATGCAGCGAGCTCAGAGCGGTCAGCCAGAGCGTCAGCGGCAGCCTGACGGCCCAGAAGGACCACCTGCTGAAAGCCAGGGAGCTGCACCAGCGCCTGGAGagg GCGTCCAAATGGGTGGATGAGGGAATTTACCTGCTGGCCTCTCAGCCGGTGGACAAGTGCCAGTCTCACGAGGGGGCCGAGGTGgccctgcaggagctggagcggTACCTGGACAGCACCGCCCAGAACCAGCTGACGGAGCTGGGCGACATCTGGAGCGAGTACGAGGCCGTGCTGAACCAGCAGTTCAGG GACCAAGTGGAGAAGGTCTTCCGGAAGCAGACGTCCATGCAGGAGATGTTCGACAAGAGGAGAGTCAGCCTGAAGAAGCTCGCAGCCAAACAGACCAGGCCTGTGCAGCCGGTCGCCCCGAGACCCGAGGCCTTCATCAAGTCCCCGCTCAGCTCGCCtg CACACAGAGCTCAGCTGGAGAGAAGCGTCTCGCAGACGGACTCTGGAAGCGGCTGTGAGAAG AGCGGCGACGGCAGCAGCCGGCACGCCTCcctgtcggaggaggaggagaacctggcgGTGCTGCGGCG GCACGTGATGAACGAGCTGCTGGAGACGGAGCGGGCCTacgtggaggagctgctgtgtgtgctgcag GGATATGCCTCGGAGATGGACAATCCGTCCATGTGTCACCTCATCCCCGCTCCTCTGCAGAACAAAAAGGAGATTCTGTTTGGAAACATGCCGGAAATCTATCACTTCCACAAGAG AACCTTTCTGAGGGAGTTGGAGCAGTACACCGACGTCCCTGAGCTGGTCGGCCGCTGCTTTTTGGAGAGG ATGACCGACCTGCAGATCTATGAGAAGTACTGTCACAACAAGCCTCGCTCGGAGAGTTTGTGGAGGCAGTGCTCGGACTGCGCCTTCTTCCAG GAGTGtcagaagaagctggagcatAAACTGGGCTTGGATTCGTACCTGCTGAAGCCGGTTCAGAGGATCACCAAgtaccagctgctgctgaag GAAATGCTGAAGTACAGTAAAGGCTGCGAGGGAGCCGAcgacctgcaggaggcgctcacCTCCATCCTGGGCATCCTGAAAGCCGTCAATGACTCCATGCACCTGATCGCCATCACAGGATACGAg GGAAATATGAGCGAACTGGGCAAGCTGCTGATGCAGGGCTCCTTCAGCGTGTGGACGGAGCACAAGAAAGGCCATGCCAAGGTCAAGGACCTGGCCCGTTTCAAGCCCATGCAGAGACACCTCTTCCTCCACGAGAAAGCTCTGCTGTTCTGCAAGCGGAGGGAGGAGAACGGCGAAGGCTACGAGAAAGCTCCGTCCTACAGCTTCAAGCAGTCCCTGAGC ATGAGCGCCGTGGGCATCACTGAGAACGCAAAGGGAGACAACAAGAAGTTCGAAATCTGGAGCAACTCCAGAGAAGAGGTCTATATAGTTCAG GCTCCGACAGCTGAAGTGAAAACCACGTGGGTGAATGAGATCAGGAAGGTCCTGACCACACAGCTGGAGGCCTGCAGAG aagccagccagcagagggcgccagACCAGGTTTTCCAGTTCCCACCTGTGCCTGCAGGAACAGTGAATCTCAG TCCATTTAAAAACGGTCAGAGGAGCTtcaaaagaggagaggagaagaaagctgAGCCCTGCAGCCCGGATGTCAACTCCTCCTCTTCACCGAAGCCCACAGGAAAAG ACGAGGCCGCGACGAGCCCGACCTCAGACAGAGCCGCTGTGGCGAAAAAGCGTTTCACGCTGCAGGGCTTCAGTAACCTCAAGGCTCAGAAAG AGCCCCCAACAACTGACGACAAAAGTCTGACATTACCCATGATAATCCTCCCGTCGTCAG GATCTCCCACCAGCCCGGACCACAAGACCAAGCGGCAGAGCGACCCCACGCCGTTCGGCTTCAAAGGCG GCTGGAGTAAGACCTCGCTGTCGCTGGACGCCTCAGAGGAGCACGACGGCTATTCCAGCGCCGAGGACCCTCTGAACTCCGAcccggaggaggagaacggcAAGAAGCCG AGTGCGGGGAAATACACCGTGATGGAGGACTACGAGAAGGTGGGTGAGGATCTGTCGGTGAAGAGCGGAGACCTGGTCCAGCTggtgaaggagggagaggacggacagtg GTTTGTGCGAAACTTGAATACTTGTAAGGAGGCCTGGGTCCCTGCTGCGAACCTCATCGCCCTCATCGGAAAATCCAAGTCTTGCCAGTCTCTCAGCAGCTCAG aggGCAGCGGCTCCGGGAACCTCAGCACGTCGTCCAGCTGCAGTGAAACCTACACAAGCTTCTCCGACATCAaaccctga